The Desmodus rotundus isolate HL8 chromosome 2, HLdesRot8A.1, whole genome shotgun sequence region GCATAGCCGAGGCATATTTAGCGATGACATATCCATTGGATAGTGagcataaagagaagaaaagaacagaaagcaaCTTGAGGAAGTTGAATTAAACAGGTTATAAAGTGGATGCAGTGCATATATCAGATGGCCAACATCTGATCTTGTTTTATACCACATAGTCTTGGTGACTGGTGGAGGTTACCACCCACTCAAGAAGCCCAAATAAATGGCTGGATATTGACTTTCCCATCCCCCTTGCACCTACAGTGAGGAAACTTGACCTAGATTTGGCAAATCAAACACACTTAACCTACACTTAGAatatggagagagggagaaaatgaacaggcacaaaagagaaaattattagCAAAGGCAGAAATATGAAGATGGCAACAAATGTATCCTGCATCATTATAATGGTATTGTCAGTGAGAGCCTGCATTCCAAGTTCAGCAGAAGTGACAGCAAGTCTCACTGACCTGCTGTTGAGACGTGATTTAGCCTGACGAAGGGctcctttgctttctttgttcCTGCCCATTTTTTTCCAGCTGATTCTTCCAGTCTCTGTTACACTTCTGTTTTTGAGCCAATTTCCACTCAATCCACTCATTTCCTGTTACAACCAAGAGGCCTTGCTAACACAAAGGAAGATTagggagagatggggaaaggaTATTACTGAGCAGAGTGATCACAGAAGCAACTGGGTGGCTAGAAACCTGAgtgaacttaagaaaaaaaaaaggtatccaagaagaaagaaatgatgtATATGTCAAATACCAAAATAAATGCTCTATCTAGTAGGACAAGGAGTTATCCGATTTCACTGAGCTTTAGTGAGAGCAATTTTCATTATGGGATGGAGTTGAGGCCAAAAAGTAATGAGAAGTGAAAGGGAACCAAGTCGGTGATACAGAGTAATATAGAGTATTCCAGAAATCTGGAGAATAGTTGGcttttttctaattcttacaGACATGCAGCGTTTTTTCTTCTACAACATTTTAATACAAGGTTTCAGAAGAGAGGAGAATATAGGATAGCATTGATAGAAGAAAGGGAACAGATGAACTGGGAAGGAAATCTgtgtttaagaaaagaaaacaacggAGAGGTGAGTAACGAGTGGAAAATCACAGAGACATGGGTGAGTCTAgggaagacaagccacagaaggCTGAGCGAGGCTGCGGAGGAAATAGAGAGAAAGGCTCGGAGACTTGCGGGTGAATGTCTTAGCTCGGGCAGTCCTTAAAGGTTGCCAGtcctaaaaatatttctgtttaatttttttaagtttatttttctatgaatatGTCTATGAAAAAGACACTTcaattttaaattccatttgatacattttatgttgttAATGGAAGTGTTAGCACTGCCTCAGAGTTCTTTCCACATTTAAAAGttgctttcttttgttattaCAGTGACAGAAGTGACTTTCTCTAGAAATCCTGTTTGTTTTACTTGAGAGAACTTTCATTTGACCAGTTGTaagatatttgtgtgtgtgtgtgtgtgttttgcaaaATATAACTAAGCCAAAACTGGAACCTGAACACAGGCAATATAAATAATGAATGTCAATAATTTCCGTCGTTAAGTAGACACTTACATGGAATGgcttttctttccaaaaactAACTAATTGGAAACTCTCAAGTTCAATTTGTGTGGgtacttatttattcataaatgcTGGAAAGTATAGTGGAAGGACAATTTCTACatatttccatatatataaatttacctTATAAAATCACATAGCCaggttaacaaaataataaaagacattaAAGGCAATAATTTAGTCTTAAGAGATATTTTGCATAGCAACATTTtagtcataaaataaaacacataattaattcactattattttccctttccatCTGGCTTTTGACATCTTGTaaactattttcaaattattataaattaaatggtactttaaatttttatataagtaacaattaatattatataaatcaTTCCTCTCTTACCCTTATGTTTTAAGAAACTGGAGATTCTTTTAATACATTAGGCTTCTAaggtagaaaaatatatagtGGCACAGGAAACACAACAGCATAGGCAGTAATTCTTTGCACACTGATTCATTTTGCAGGCTCCATATCGCAAGCTAAGGGAAACACTGTTTGTATTAATTTCCTCTGAACAGACGACTCAACCAATCATACAACTCTGTGCTTttgccagaagggaagggagcaCAAAACTAAATTTCCCATGATAATGCCCAAGGATTCCCTTTAGGGCAAAGCTACTGGGCATTGTGGGCCTGGACATGTATGAGAAGTCCATGTTGCTCTCCAGGTCATTACAGATGCAAAATTCATAGCCACCACGTCATTGTAGATGGTTCTAAGTTTAAGAATTGTAATTGTACTTTATGTCACTATTTTTCACTGCAGATAACACTTCTGACATGCTTATGCAAACATCAATGAATCTATAATTTTGAGGCTCTGAGTGCTTGGATTAGTATGGTCTTGTCTGAGCTAGTTATACATGCTTTCAATGAAGCCAAATTCTAGATTCCCTTTAGGTGCCAGCCTCAAGTAGTTGTTTTCATGCCAACTATAGCTCACATCTTAGATCTACAGCTAATGCCCCACTCTAACCTGAAATGTGATGGAAAATTACAATGGTCAGAGAAAGAATCTTGGTCAATACCTTCTACTCAGTCTTTTAGATTAATTTGCAAAAAACTGTTTATTATAGgaagatttgaaaaataatgttaagtgataataaaataaaaatatctgtagaCACCTAGAAGTACTATTAATATTTGAGTGTGaatcttttccaatttttctatCATATAttatacaaacatacatacatctGCAtgtttgcagataaggaaattggACGATATACATTCAGTTTGGCAAACCTACAATTCCTGCTTAATGTATTTGGAGTGGTAACACCAGAGAAAGGAACTCAAGCTCTTACTCTGCTCccttctgtattttctctttcttttcctaaacAAAGGAGATATTGACATGAGACATGAAATGACACATTCCAGGCAAGCTACATGGGAGGATATCCTGGCATCCAAAGGTCAGCCTGTGGCTTTGAGTTGCCATTGGTTTTCTGTTCTTTACGCAGAAATGCTAAACAGTCCCTGGGTTTCTTTCCTGAATCTGGCCCAGTCATCTTACTCTTCTTCCTGACTGGAGAAGTAAGTCATCGTTAACTTTTAGAGCACTGAGAACCCCCACAGTTCAGAGACTGCCCAATCCCCTGGCCAGTTCCTGGTCTGTGAGGAGGGGAGCACACAGAGGGATGCTGGCAGCCTAGACAGGTTAGAGGGTCAAAcctgcccagctccagccccccGGCCCATCACCTACACCATCATCTGGGGGTAAAAAGGCAAAATTGGAAGCCAGGGTTCCTGCCATGGGGAGGAAGGCCCCAAACTTAGGACCTGGACCACATTCATTTTTGGAAGTTATTTTTGTATTGCGTATAATATTCTGAGTTGgcagatatttttttccttcacaatttgaaaatgtcactcaattattttctgcctttgtacttttttccctcctctggctacctttaaacttttctttttatctttggttTTTAGCCACTTCAATATATAGTGCCTAAgggttttagtatttttattttgagacttagtttctgtttgttttggtaTTTATTCTGATCAGGTTCTACGAGTTTCTTGGATCTTTGGTTTGATaactttccttaatttttaaaaattcttgaccattatattttcaaatatttcctctgacccattttttttcctctcacattCCAATGGTGTATTTGTGTGTTAGATAAAAACATTCCTTCATATTACTTGattgttctgggttttttttttacttgttgcTTTCTTTGTGCTTAATTTTCGTATCTATTAACCTATATTAAAGTTCAGTGTTCTTTTCTTCACTGTGTCTAACTTATTGATAAATTCACCAAAGGCATTCATTACTTTTATTCTagtgtgttttaaaaacaaattttactcgacacttaaaatatgctttatattTATCTCTCTGAAATTCCTCATCTGGTCATGAATATAACCTTTAACACATTAATCATGATCATATAAAATTTTCTGGCTGATAGTCCTAATTTGATTCATATCTGAGACAGGCTTTTTATATTGTGTGGTGTTTTAACATCAGGTTgttccttttttgctttttttattttgtcccaCTATATAAAATTGAAACCTCATCTTCATGTGAGGACAGTAAAAATGGAAGCAAAGAGTAATTAAAGGCCAGACAAATGAGATACATTAAATTatgaaaatctaaaattatcttaaataaCTGAAGTCTATAGTTAAGTTAACAAGTTAAATGGGGCATTGAGTTTCAGCTTTCACAAAGTGTAGGTTGCATGTGGTGGAGCAGACTTCTGGTAGGTAGGGTGGAAGAATGAGCCACTTTAAAATTCTAGTGGATACATAGAGAACCCCCCAGATTCCACCGAGAATCTACTAGACCTGATACATTAATTCAGCAAAGTCacagtatacaaaattaatatccagaaatcagttgtaattttatataccaataatggtgaacagaaagggaaattaagaaagtgTCCCTATTCacaattgctaaaaaaaaaaattaaaaaaagaataaaatacctaggaataaatcttacCAAGTATGTAAAAGACCAGGACTCAGAAAATTATATGgcactgaacaaagaaattgaagaaaatacaaataagtggaagcatataccatattcagagataggaaaaattaacatcactaaaatgtccatactactcaaagcgatctatagactcaatgcaattcctatcaagattccaatgatgtatttcacagaactagagcaaacatttcaaaaatttacaagggaccacaaaaggccccacacagcaacagtaatcttgagaaagaagaacaaagttgaaataatcacatacctaatatcaaactatactataaagtcatagtaatcaaaacagaatggtactggCATTAACACAGACACaaatatcaatggaacagaatagggagtccagaaataaacccacactggtgtagttgattaatatttgacaaaggaagcaagcacatacaatggactaaaggtGGTTTATTacataaatggtgttgggaaaattagacagatacattCAGGAAAATGAACTAGACTACCATCTTACacaacacacaagaataaatacaacatggatcaaagacttaaatgttagacctaaaaccataaaaatcctataagATGACACAGgaatcaaaatcttggacatggctcatagcaatattttattggatatatccccccaggcaagggaaacaaaagaaaaaataaacaaatgggaccacataaaactgaaaagtttttgcacagcaaaggaaactatcaacaaaataaaaggacagcccacagaatgggagaacatattggccaattacatctgataaggggttaatatccaaaatttataaagaacttataaaactcaacactaaaaaataaacaactaaattaaaaaatgagcacaggacttaaatagacacgtctccaaagaggtcatacagatggtcaacagacatatgaaaagatgctcagtgttaCTCACTAATTATCtgagaaatgtgaattaaaaccacagtgagataccacctcacacctgtcagaatgactatcaccAATAAACCAATAAgcaacaaatgctggagaggatggggagaaaggggaactctttccaccattggtgggaataaagattggtacagccactgtggaaagcagcatggagatacctcaaaaaattgaaagtgGTTATGACTTTTAAACcaatgattctacttctgggaatatatctgaaggaaccaaaaagactaattcaaaagaacataatcaCCCATaagttcattgcagtgttatttacaattgccaagatatggaagcagcctgagtcttcatcagtagatgagtagataaaacaactatgggacatttccaCAGTACAATACTACTtggcattaaaaaagaagaaaattttaccctctgtGACTGttaggatggacctggagaacattatgctgagtgaattaagccagtcagagaaagacaaataccatatgattttgctcatatgtggaatctaatgaacaaactgaactaacaaacaaaaacagagacagactgaaagatggagagcaggatgacagctggggggaggttaaggggtagagggattgagcaaaaatgaaaaaggactcatggacacagacaacaatgtggtgattgtgggagtaGGGcatgtaaggggactaaatggtagtgagaaaaacacaataaagattaaagaaaaatataaagttctaCTTGAATCTGATTAACATGGATAAATAGAGTATTTTCAAAGTACCAAAGGCCTCcaatctttaatatttttgtggaAGCAGTATTGGGTCATGGTGAAATAAGATGGTACATGTATGCCTGGTTCCTACATCAAATACTGAATTCTACCTTAGAGGACCCACGGTGTCTTAATTTGTATTTTGCCAGAGGCTGAGATATGATATGATCTGAGTACAAGTAATTGATCTGTGAATAGTTGATGAGTGAAAAAGTGAGTGAGTAGGACAGGAGACAGAATGCAGCCAATGAAGGGTGATCTATGAAACAAGGTACAAATGTGAGCGACCAAGCTTAATCTTTTTTGGAAACACCATGAGCCAGTGTAGAGCATGAACTTCAAATCTGTATCAACCAAAGGACAAACAGTTGGGGAGTTTATTCACCAACTCCCATCAGTCATTTGTTGATAAATTGTCAGGGGGAGATTCCATGAATAGCATTCATTCCCTAGGTCTTAGGATGACTTAAGTGAGGGTAGAATAGCTCCGGCCAGCAGTGGAAGTCCTCAGATGCAAACATACAGTTAGAGAAGATAGGGGCAGGCACCAACAGCATCTGTGACAGGGATCCTATAGGAGGAATCAGTGGGCAATGTGATCTGTGATTCTCATTGAATGAGCCATTCAACACTACTATTACAGTGGGTCAGAGTTTCCCTCAAGCAATCCACTCTCAAAAAACCTAACGATGTGGTCTGTCCACAAATAactaaagaaatgataaaatttgttttcacGGGATTAGAAAAGTGGGAAAGAGTGTCTCAAAGTGAGTCATAGCATACAATTTGTTCTACATAACACTTGACATAGGGCTACTTAACTGCAAGAGAGTCTCTGACATTGGCTAAAATTCCACTAAAAGAGAGATGAATgttatttagtttgttttatagTCCTCAAAATCTAAATGATACTTGTAATACAGTTCCCAGTCACATTGTTATCACCCATGGACCCAGGGTTTACAGTGTCTTATACACAGGGCAGCCAGGCACACAATATTGTACCGTTAatctcaccctgaggcagcaatgCACGCAGCCTGCACAGCCACTCACCATCCCTCTGCACACACTTTGTCTCAGCAGTGCTCACGCATCCCATTATTTTTCTATGAGTACTTGATAAATGTTGTCCCACCGTTTTTGTACTTTCAGTGCAACAGATGGGAAGTCAGGTGTTACTGTGCTTATATATTTCCTTGTTAATAATCTAGTCTGTCTGTACAGAAGCTTGTAGCTCTCTTTACCCCAGGAGTCCCAGGCTCTTTCCCAGGAGCATATTCTCCTTGTGGTTAGTACACTTTGGGTGACATCCATTGTTTCTAGGAAATGGCTTGATGAGCTCTAATTTAGACCCAGTGAGCCTGGCTTGCCCACTCTCAAATCGCTAGCTTAGACATTGTAATTGCCCTATAGTTCCCCTCCAGTAGCAGATTCACTCCTAAATGCTCTTAAGAGATAAATACTGCAATCTTTGAAATTTTCAGAGGAGTTTTAGTATTGTATGGCTTCTtgtgttttgaaataattgtgCCTTTCTCCACAATCTAAACCTTTGTCCTCCCCCTGTTTGAAGAGAGGGCAGGGGACTTCGCAGAAGAATGGATGGATTGGGCACTTGTATCTCCATCGGTACCAAAGATACTTTTGTGAAGTCTTTCCTAATACATGACAAGGACCATTTTCACTTGGTACTGATTTGATTGAAAGAAATTTTGAATTCTGTTGGCTTCAGTGTGTACAATGCAGTGTTGTGCTTCAGTCTCAGCCTTGCATACTCCTATCTCAAATACTGTTTTGGCCACACATCAGGTTTTCTGTACACCTAATCCTTCCTTACTGCTCAGCCTGGTATTGCTGAGGACTTTGCAGCAGCCATGGGTAGTGAGATACTACAATTTTAAACAGATTGTACATTTACCTCTTTATAGTTCCTCTAAATTTAGGAGATGGCCAATAAGGAAAATCACTACACATTTCTGtgaatttcaatgaaaaaaatattacattgaaGGTTTTgcaatcattttatttctgagaaTCATTTCACAGTGGCACCCAAGTTAACATATGTTGCATCATGTAATTGcagaagtaaataattttaattaaataataataaacatatgaGAGATTATGAGCAGAGTGATAACTACACATTTCTGCACTTCTGCTTTATTAAACTTGTAAAGATAAATATAGTAGAATTCAAATATCTAAGGGGATATACCCTGAAATCTTCCTAATTCTGGAAATTCTTGAATATCCGTATTGCCTGTATTGTTCATGATAAAAAGcactttgtattttcatatatttgagaGTACTTTTGTTCAATAGTCCACTTTATTTCATCTCAACTTCCATTATTCTCAGTAAAATCcaccaatatatttttatataaaatattctttactaAGGAGGAAGTTCTCTCTTCAGTGATCGCTTCCTCCAAGAAGTCATTTTACCTGAGTCTCAGAAGTCTTGAGAAACAACAAGAATTTTGATAAGGGAGCTCTGGACAATCGTCTTGGCTCAGTCACACCAGCCTCAGACAAAGAGATGCGCAGACATTTCCAACAGTTAAATGACAAACTACTATATCTAATGtagagggaatttttaaaaagtcaaaaattgcacattttattttattttatttcattttaaagaggcattttttctcttttaaaatagtttacactcaatattattttatattagtttcaagtgtatgcATAGTGGTTACACATTTATGTAATTCACAAAGTGATCCCTCAGTTAGTCTTAGCACCCACGTGACAACATACATAGTTTTTGCAGTAtaattgactgtattccctatgctgtattttgcatccctgtgactactttgtaactaccaatctgtacttatcaatcccttcacctttttttaaattgttattcaagtacagatgtctccattttctccccagtactcccccctgccccacccatccccacctcccacccttgatcctatcccctttgactttgtccatgtgtcctttatacatgttccttgacaatcctttccttattttcccccattatccctctcccagccccctctggttactgtcagtatgttcctatttccatatctctggttctattttgcttgcttgtttgttttgttgagtaagttccacttgtaggtgagatcatgtggtatttgcctttcaccacctggcttatttcacttagcataatgctctccagttccatccatgctgtcacaaagggtataagctccttctttctttctgctgtgtagtattccattgtgcaaatgtaccacagttttttgacccatttttttcctggtgggcacttaggttgcttcttaaatgcataattttaaaaagtatcttctATTCTTTATGaggaatttattttcatgtgatACAAAGCTCTTCCACTGAAACAAAAATCCATGATTCTGACTTTCATCACCACGCAGCACTCACAAACTACCATAGACACTAGTGCTCTGTTAAAATTACAAAGACAGGGCTGACTTGCATATCTCCAGATACCTGGTATTGTGCAAAGTTTGAAAAGAACAAGTTTGAAATTtgcctttaattctttttatttgtttattgttctccTCAAGGCACCTATAACCTCTTTATTCCGCAGGCTGTAAATAAAAGGATTCAGCAGAGGAATTATGATTGTGTAAAATACAGAATACATTTTATCCTGGTTTCCAATGAGGTCAGACCCAGGACGCACATACATGAAGAAGAGAGTGCCATAGAACAAGGAAACAGAGAGCAGATGGGCACTGCACGTGGAAAAGGCTTTGCTTCTACCCTTCTCAAACTTCGTTTTTAGGATGACAAAGAAGACATGAGCATAAGAGACTATAATGGTCATAAAGGTGCAAAATTGTACcaacactgaaaatataaaaatcaggaGCATATTAACTCCAGGGTCAGTACAGGAAATTTCAAACAGTTGCAAAATTTCACAGTAGAAATAATGTATTACATTGGATTTGCAGAAAGTTAATCTAAATAACAAACCAATGTGCAGCATGGGATGAAGAAACCCAATAATATATGAAACACCCAATAATTGAAAGCAGTGGACGTTGGACATCACCACTGGGTACAGCAAGGGGTTACATAGGGCtacatagcggtcataggccatcacagcCAGGAGAAAACATTCTGTGTTTGCACTggaggcaaaaatataaaattgagtGATGCATTCAACCAGGGATATCATATGATTCTTAGATAAAAAATTAGTTAGCATCTTGGGAGTCACAGATGATGAAGAACAGGCATCTGCAAAGGCTAAACTGCCAAGGAGTAAGTACATAGGTGTGTGAAGATGGGGGtctttccagatgagaaaaatgagtccAACATTGCCCACCATGGTGGTTAGATAGATGGCCAAGAACACCAGGAACAGGGGCCCCTGAAGCCCCGGAAGATCTGTAAGTCCCGTGAGAACAAACTCTGTCACCTGTGTCTTGTTTACCTCCTTCATATTCACTCAGGCTGATCGCTGTGTTGAAAGAGTAAGTGAAGAACACAGCTATCAAGTAccataaaagtaatattttattttaaagaataaacaccTTTCTTGTTTATGCATCCCCTTTAATAAGAACATTTACCTTACTCATgagtaaaaatatttgcaaacataaGTATTTGGGGAACTGGTCCTGAAAATTAggcaaaaagtatatataaaatgtgaAGATTTTATTGCCTAAGAGATGTtagcttatttttaatttggaaaaattgATTGCTATTTGATAACCATCTTAAGCCTTTTAAATATGCTAAAGATTAGTTATCAAAACTAACAGCACACATTCTAAATAATAGAGCACATCTCTTCAACTTAGGAACGGGCTGAAATTCTCACTCTGACCATTATTATGAAGTATTATCTTAGAAATTTTGATATAGCTGAGatatcaaataaaatgaaataatatacatataataagctataaaatatcataaaacttataagaaaaaaattatatttcttactGATGTTGTAttgttataattaaataaataaaactgattttattaATTACCAAACGGggaatgaatatgtaaataaccACTAGATTTTTCTATGCGAACAATaaccaaaaagaaagagaaataaagaaaaatatatccattttattAGCCATAGCACTTTTAAATaccttgaaataatttttaaaatatttcacacctctgtaaataaaactacaaaaactAACCCAAGGGCATTATATAATTTCCGAAGAAATACACAGCCAGATGTATTCTTAGATAAGAAGACAGTATCATGAATATGTCAGTAAAGTTGAAATTAATTTCATTGAGAATCCTAATCACTTTTTAATGTAGTAGCATGAGCataaaattcatgtaaaattattttgaggaaacaaagaaaatataaacagtaagaaAGTCAAGTGGGCAGCTGCAAGTGTTAGAACATAAAGCTAATCAAAGAGTATGATACAGCATGGAAACAGGGAAATACGACAATGAAACCACATAACGACTGCAAGACAAATTCAAGTACATACTGGAATTTAATATATTACAAGGATGATTATTCAGTTAAGAAAAGTGATGATTTATCCAATAAATCATCAGCCAATAGTAATTGATGATTCAGCCAATAGTATGGCTGTATTTGTTTATCTATCTGGATATAAAGTAGCAATAGATTCCTTTCCTATGACTGTTTTTAACAAGCTGCTGGATCAaggacttaaaaattaaaatatttaa contains the following coding sequences:
- the LOC112320670 gene encoding olfactory receptor 5AC1; the encoded protein is MKEVNKTQVTEFVLTGLTDLPGLQGPLFLVFLAIYLTTMVGNVGLIFLIWKDPHLHTPMYLLLGSLAFADACSSSSVTPKMLTNFLSKNHMISLVECITQFYIFASSANTECFLLAVMAYDRYVALCNPLLYPVVMSNVHCFQLLGVSYIIGFLHPMLHIGLLFRLTFCKSNVIHYFYCEILQLFEISCTDPGVNMLLIFIFSVLVQFCTFMTIIVSYAHVFFVILKTKFEKGRSKAFSTCSAHLLSVSLFYGTLFFMYVRPGSDLIGNQDKMYSVFYTIIIPLLNPFIYSLRNKEVIGALRRTINK